The following coding sequences are from one Panicum hallii strain FIL2 chromosome 5, PHallii_v3.1, whole genome shotgun sequence window:
- the LOC112893241 gene encoding uncharacterized protein LOC112893241 produces the protein MANPRRAIALHVQTQPPPLPISAAALPPHSLASSLLHFLKRPASFPFLLSLFVLLTWLSLRFHRPSPPPSLGGRPAVVHDPQANLVRFPAELHPTPIARDGRGWLLDPVAAARDAGLPGGAFSCLSLHVGQVQPGGLRGNHRHHTCNETFVIWGAKTKFRLENAGVKDKGYGEAIIAADEVGIVASTRSTAHALINMDVRPTFFIGCQDTPIYPNSSNTDYKVWKDL, from the exons ATGGCGAACCCGAGGCGAGCCATCGCGCTGCACGTACagacgcagccgccgcctctccccATCTCGGCCGCCGCCCTGCCGCCGCACTCCCTGGCATCGTCGCTGCTGCACTTCCTGAAGCGGCCGGCGTCCTTCCcattcctcctctccctcttcGTCCTCCTCACATGGCTCTCGCTCCGCTTCCACCGCCCATCCCCGCCCCCGTCGCTCGGAGGACGCCCCGCTGTCGTGCACGACCCCCAGGCCAACCTCGTCCGCTTCCCCGCCGAGCTTCACCCCACCCCCATCGCCCGCGACGGGCGCGGGTGGCTGCTCGaccccgtcgccgccgctcgcgACGCCGGCCTTCCAG GTGGTGCATTTTCTTGTTTATCGCTGCACGTAGGACAGGTCCAACCCGGTGGTTTACGTGGCAATCATCGTCATCATACATGCAATGAAACATTCGTCATCTGGGGTGCAAAGACAAAATTCAGG TTAGAAAATGCTGGTGTAAAAGATAAGGGATATGGAGAGGCCATAATTGCGGCTGACGAGGTCGGCATTGTTGCAAGTACAAGATCAACTGCACATGCCTTGATCAATATGGATGTACGGCCTACCTTCTTCATCGGATGTCAGGATACACCGATATATCCCAACAGCTCAAATACTGACTACAAGGTCTGGAAAGATCTATGA
- the LOC112893242 gene encoding calmodulin-3-like, whose translation MADQLSDDQIAEFKEAFTLFDKDGDGCITTKELGTVMRSLGQNPTEAELQDMIAEVDADSNGTVDFPEFLNLMARRMKDSDSEEELREAFRVFDKDQNGFISAAELRHVMANLGERLTDAEVDEMVREADVDGDGRINFDEFVKVMMAKRRSKRTEEKAARGKKKLAGPSDAGKRPQKCVIL comes from the exons ATGGCGGACCAGCTCAGCGACGACCAGATTGCAGAGTTCAAGGAGGCCTTCACCCTCTTCGACAAGGACGGCGACG GTTGCATCACCACCAAGGAGCTGGGGACCGTGATGCGGTCCCTGGGCCAGAACCCCACGGAGGCGGAGCTGCAGGACATGATCGCCGAGGTGGACGCCGACAGCAACGGCACCGTCGACTTCCCGGAGTTCCTGAACCTGATGGCGCGCAGGATGAAGGACAGCGACTCGGAGGAGGAGCTCAGGGAGGCGTTCCGCGTGTTCGACAAGGACCAGAACGGCTTCATCTCGGCCGCCGAGCTCCGGCACGTGATGGCCAACCTCGGCGAGCGGCTGACCGACGCCGAGGTCGACGAGATGGTCCGCGAGGCCGACGTGGACGGCGACGGGCGCATCAACTTCGACGAGTTCGTCAAGGTCATGATGGCCAA ACGAAGGAGCAAGAGGACGGAGGAGAAGGCGGCGCGCGGCAAGAAGAAGCTGGCGGGGCCGTCCGACGCCGGCAAGCGCCCCCAGAAATGCGTCATCCTGTGA